In Corynebacterium ulcerans, one genomic interval encodes:
- a CDS encoding DUF6882 domain-containing protein: MFLPAPIDFNDVIIDGVISQAEISEAFTQLLGYVHEYEFNATPTGYQVQFHTRRGLHTYEGVLAAHIDSERVWTWAQEYTFDIPELSLTQPASDELVAAARTLNGNGPAYLVPLDDGTLDVVVLTDVLPRLSISAALTVGLGRLLAADPDTLKRAVLAYAAQRGLSFHEDSDHLEVSSPSGEAACIDIARGAVSCPEWNGKNLSLSNVQSDAALVSAEHQLLFEGTYPDAHVTVDPRTATATIKSAYGESATAEATILAVVDDNWTWAWNDEQLMHSPSVTRALGLKAFAMDNGIPELLGQPIPLHRAQELALESVAKPILREWVHTVASLPDGRRVMLLLQSPRLQLPAATKASIAATLSCPLPSMVNTQRSISTYAHFRGIAPSAFDGYTIRLSCSDGSVLVSFDANGAIVGVN; the protein is encoded by the coding sequence ATGTTTTTACCTGCCCCCATAGATTTCAACGATGTGATCATCGACGGCGTTATTTCCCAAGCTGAAATTTCTGAAGCATTCACTCAACTACTCGGGTACGTACACGAATATGAGTTCAATGCCACGCCTACCGGTTACCAAGTCCAATTCCATACTCGACGTGGACTACACACTTATGAAGGTGTCCTAGCTGCCCATATCGATTCTGAACGTGTGTGGACATGGGCCCAGGAATACACATTTGATATCCCTGAGCTTTCTTTAACACAACCGGCAAGCGATGAGCTTGTGGCGGCCGCACGAACTCTCAACGGCAATGGTCCTGCATATTTGGTGCCGCTCGACGACGGCACACTAGACGTAGTAGTCCTGACCGACGTGCTCCCTCGTTTATCCATATCTGCAGCATTAACCGTAGGTTTGGGCAGGCTACTTGCCGCTGATCCGGACACGCTCAAGAGAGCCGTCCTGGCATACGCTGCCCAGCGAGGACTCAGTTTTCACGAAGATTCCGATCATCTTGAGGTATCTTCCCCTAGCGGAGAGGCCGCGTGCATAGATATCGCCAGAGGCGCAGTAAGCTGCCCCGAATGGAACGGAAAGAATCTCTCACTCTCCAACGTCCAATCAGATGCGGCGCTGGTATCCGCCGAACATCAGCTTTTATTTGAAGGAACCTATCCCGACGCGCATGTGACCGTAGATCCACGTACAGCTACCGCAACCATCAAATCTGCTTATGGAGAATCAGCAACCGCAGAGGCCACGATTCTGGCCGTAGTAGATGACAACTGGACATGGGCGTGGAACGATGAACAACTCATGCACTCCCCCAGCGTAACGCGAGCACTAGGCCTCAAGGCTTTCGCAATGGATAACGGTATACCTGAGCTACTAGGACAACCCATTCCGCTGCACCGCGCCCAAGAACTCGCGCTTGAGTCCGTAGCAAAACCCATCCTCCGAGAGTGGGTCCACACAGTGGCTTCCTTACCGGACGGTCGCCGCGTCATGCTCTTATTACAGTCACCCCGGCTCCAATTGCCAGCAGCAACAAAAGCTTCTATCGCAGCCACCCTTAGCTGTCCTCTCCCCTCCATGGTGAATACTCAGAGATCTATCTCCACCTATGCACATTTCCGC